CCATTGGTAGATACCCCCCGTAAATCACTGCGTGTAGATGGCGTGGTGGAAAGGAACCTCTCCAGGGACCGTGCTCCTATCGCCTACGACTATATCCGTGAAGACGACAGATTCTGGGAAAAAAGAGTATGGCAGGTGATCGACACCCGGGAGAAAATAAACCTCCCCTTCCAGTACAATGTGGAAGATGAGGCTGGGGTAAACCAACTGTTTATTAATATCCTGCTCGACGCAATCAAAAATAAAGAGGTAGAAGCTTTCAACCCCATAGATGACCGTTTTACCACTAAAATGCCTTATTCTGAAATCCAGACTAAACTTAGTGGTGAAGAAAGAACTGTTCGCAGTATAGATCCTGTAACCGGCGAGGAAAAAATGGTGAATACCCGCGACGACTTCGATCCCCGTACTATTAAGCAGTATAAGATCAAGGAAGTATGGGTGTTCGACAAAGAAGCCTCTGCACTCAAAGTTCGTATCCTCGGGATTGCCCCGATGGTATCCCGCATCAATGAAGATGGAAGCGTACGTGCATCTATTCCGCTGTTCTGGGTATATTACCCCGATTGCCGCGCGATACTGGCCAAACATGACGTGTATAACCAGAATAACGATGCTTCCACTATGAGCTGGGAAGACCTTTTTGAGATGCGTTTCTTCGGCAGCTATATTGTGAAAGAAAATAACGTTTACAACCGCGAGATCAAAGATTATATTAAAGACGGGGTAATGCGTTTGCTCGAAGGACAGGCCATTAAAGACCGCATCTTTAATAAAGAACAGGACTTGTGGCAATATTAAACAAGAATTGATTATAAAGGCGAAGACCTTAGCGGATGATATGGTTATCACTAATCTCTGCTAAGGTCTTCGCCTTTATGAATAAATCCTCCCCTGATTTCCATCCAAATGCCGGCACTGGATCAACTACGCCAGACAGTTTTCAGCATGATGCCCCTGCCCGAACAAGAGTGGGAGGCATTGGCGGCCTGCTGGCAGCCAGTCCGGTGTAAAAGGAAGGAATTATTGACAAGCGCAGGAGATGTAGAGAAGTACCTGTATTTTGTTATCGACGGCGTACAACGGGCGTTTTCGCTGGAAGGTGAAAAAGACGCGACGATCGTTTTTACCTATGCCGGTAATTTTTCCGGAGTGCTGGATTCATTTCTGTTACAAACACCATCGCCCTGGTATCTTGAAACACTTACCCACAGCGAGTTGCTGCGCATGTCTTTTTCAGATTTCAACCGGCTTACCCTTCAGTATCCGCTTGTGGAAAGATGGGTCCGCCTGAGTACAGCAGCAGCATTGGCAGGCATCCTGGAACGGCAAAAAGAATTGTTATGTTTTACTGCCGAACAGAAATTCCGTCAACTGCTAACCCGCAGCCCTCAGGTGTTACAGCTGATACCCCATAAATACCTGGCTTCCTATCTGGGAATAGACCCCGCTACGTTCAGTAAATTGTTGGGTACCGTTAAGTTATAAAATGTTGATCTGCACAAAGATTTTCTGTCGGCGCCGGGGCTAGCTTTACATAAAATAACAGGATTATGAGCGCAATCAGGACCGACCATCTGCTACAGGAATTACAGCAAAAAATAGCGGTGGTAAAGAGAAAGGCGGAAATCCGCTTTAATGGGCAATCAACAACCAATCTGCAGCAGCAGCCAGGCCCCGGTAAATGGAGCGCTGTCCAATGTCTGGAACATCTGAACACCTATGGCCGTTACTATCTTCCCGCACTTGACCAGGCAATCAAAAAAGCAGAAAAAAAAGGTAGTCGTTCGCATCCCTCTTTTAAAAGCAGTTGGCTTGGTGCATACTTTACCAGGTTAATGCAGCCCGGGGACGATGGTCAGCTTCGTTCGAAGATGAAATCTCCCAGAGATCACGTACCCGCTGAGGTTCCTGATGTAGTAGTGGTGTTTAGGGAATTTCAGGAACAACAGGTATATATGGAAAATCTGCTGCAAAGGGCAGCCAGTATCGATATTGCCCGGTATACGGTGCCTACTTCCCTCTCCCGCTTCATC
The genomic region above belongs to Chitinophaga sp. 180180018-3 and contains:
- the gldN gene encoding gliding motility protein GldN, which produces MRAVIFNRIGWCTLLLAMLATAADAQRRGGTTRRRTATTGNTPTQDAPLVNPATGNAVAPPPAVPATPAVSQRPDGITAPLVDTPRKSLRVDGVVERNLSRDRAPIAYDYIREDDRFWEKRVWQVIDTREKINLPFQYNVEDEAGVNQLFINILLDAIKNKEVEAFNPIDDRFTTKMPYSEIQTKLSGEERTVRSIDPVTGEEKMVNTRDDFDPRTIKQYKIKEVWVFDKEASALKVRILGIAPMVSRINEDGSVRASIPLFWVYYPDCRAILAKHDVYNQNNDASTMSWEDLFEMRFFGSYIVKENNVYNREIKDYIKDGVMRLLEGQAIKDRIFNKEQDLWQY
- a CDS encoding Crp/Fnr family transcriptional regulator — its product is MPALDQLRQTVFSMMPLPEQEWEALAACWQPVRCKRKELLTSAGDVEKYLYFVIDGVQRAFSLEGEKDATIVFTYAGNFSGVLDSFLLQTPSPWYLETLTHSELLRMSFSDFNRLTLQYPLVERWVRLSTAAALAGILERQKELLCFTAEQKFRQLLTRSPQVLQLIPHKYLASYLGIDPATFSKLLGTVKL
- a CDS encoding DinB family protein, whose protein sequence is MSAIRTDHLLQELQQKIAVVKRKAEIRFNGQSTTNLQQQPGPGKWSAVQCLEHLNTYGRYYLPALDQAIKKAEKKGSRSHPSFKSSWLGAYFTRLMQPGDDGQLRSKMKSPRDHVPAEVPDVVVVFREFQEQQVYMENLLQRAASIDIARYTVPTSLSRFIRLSVGDTFGFMAAHIQRHVLQAENALAAIAPQRVSNS